The window TCTTCTTTGCAGTAGCAGAAGCTCTATGAATGTCCAACAGGGTAGGAGGGAACTCACCATAGTCACCTTTATATTTAGAACTGCAGGCGATATTTACAGATAAACCGAAGCACATATCCCTATTACTGACCTGAGATAGTCTCAGCCGTCTCAACATTATAGAATTCTGTCATGTCTGTCCTTTCATATACATATCAATCAGCTTCCCCCGGTTTCTCACCCTATTGCTGGCTGGAGTCTCTGCCTGGCAAGGTTCCAACCTCCGACTTACAGAGGGGACATGAGGCATTGATTTTCAACCATTTGTCAACACACTCCACATGAAAGACATGTAAACATGTCAACTCTCGTAGCTCATCATTGTCCGAATAATTTGCCAGGCAAATACTACAAACCTGCATATTGAAGGAGAAAGCACAATAATTAAATGATAATAGCATGATAACTTTTGGTTTCATGACCACCCTAACAGTAATACTAAACAGAAGATCTGTGAAATGCTAAACTAGTTTCCCCTAGTGAGCTCAAAATTTAAGGTAATTGTTAATACAAGTTTGGTCTATGTTAATCAAGTGATCAGTAATAATAATATCTATTTACTTTATGGTCTGAAAAATACAATCTTTTATTTATAGAAATCAAGCATGATTGATCCCATGGCTAGTCTCCTGAAACCACTTGATGAATCTCAATAGTAATTCAGCAATTGTTGTGATATAAAGGGATGCTCTTAATGTAAACCCAGTATTTCATATTCAACAGGCAATCAACTTTTATCAGTGAGGTATGCAGAAGGACCACGAAATTTCAGGTGTTGCTAGATTTCCTGAATTGATATAGAAAGTTGGTAGGGGATCCAATATTGTCAAGCTTTGATTAATTTCAAGGACCATGAACTCAGATGGCTCTATTAAGAAAAGAAAAAACACCCAGATAGTCCCGAACATACATACCGCGTCTTCTTCTAATATTGCACGCTCCTTTTCTGTCCCTGCAGCCAAGAGTCCTCCTTCAGCAGTGGTGTTGCTGTCCAGATCATCATTGATCTCATTTCTCTTTAGCTTGAATTTGTAGGTTGGCAGAGAATTAATTGACTCTGTGGTGGCTCCTCTAGTCTGAGAATGGTCCTCTCGGAATCCCAGGACAGAAATGATGCAAGGCAGGCAGCAACAAATTGTTGCACACAGTATGAATGGCATGGCATATCCAATGCAGCTAAAGGTGAGGAACACTATGCATAACCTACAAGAAACCCAGGAATCTTTAGATGACTCAATAACCAAGTGACTGTTAAACACACTGTCGTTAGGAGGTACCTATACAATTTAGGGGCATCAGAGGGAGAAGAGTGACCTCCAAAAATCCACACATTTCCCACAACAAACCAAACTGCGAAGAAGCAATCTAATGCCATCTTGAAATGATCCACCAACCCATGAAGTCTGCAACATAGTAACTTCTTTAGTTAATGACACAATCTACATATGATATTTAAATTGTACAGACCATTATGAAAACAGAACAAAAAAAAAAAACAAAAAAAGAATAGACTTACAAATATCTTGAAAATAGTAGTTACAACAATTGATGTAGCATATAGGACTTCAATCTATGTGTTCATCACATTTCAGTTTATTGTGTAATTTATATATGTACATGAAAACAAATTCAACACTAAACAAATATTTTCACTTTATTCTCCAAAGCAATTTCTAATGAGTGAGCTCACACCATACAATTTATTAAAATATGTGCTTATATCTTAGCATGGATGCAAACCAGACTATTAAAGACAGACAAGTAGCCAAAACATATGGAGACTTTTGTAAAGAACAACAAGACGTAGATGAGGTGACCACTCTATAGAAAAAGAAAGCTTTTGGATATCTGCTGCAGTTAAATTATTAGTCATTTTTACCTGGTCACCATGTGAACAAGGATTTACGGTCACTCTTGGATTTAATTCCAGGTCAAAACTACTCCCTAAAACATATCATATAAAAATAAAAAATCGTAGTAAGAAGAGATATTTCTTTTCTTAATGGGAAACTGTGAGCTGATACTACTTTTGGTTGTGTGGTTAGAAAGAAGATTGTACTAGTGGTAATTTGTTCATCATAATATTGTATTCCAGTACAGGCGTACAATTAATATCAAAGCATTAGAAAGGAAAACAAAGCATGAGACACAGAAGAGATATTTCTTTTCTTAATGGGAAACTGTGAGCCGATACTAGTTTTGGTTGTGTGGTTAGAGAGAAGATTGTACTACTGGTAATTTGTTCATCATAATATTGTATTCCAGTACAGGCGTACAACTAATATCAAAGCATTAGCAAGGAAAACAAAGCATGAGACACAGAATCCTTAGACCTTGACATAATATACATATACATATATAATATAATATAATATGTAATTTTAAATATATGAATAATATATGTAGTTATCATAGAAAACACAAGTATGTGTGTGTGTGTGTGTATACGTATGTAGTAATCAAGCATGCTCACCAGGAAACCTGGCAGAAGACAGTATGAACAAGACAATGAAAGACGACCAGTAGATAAAATATGAAATAAAAGGTAGAGGAAAACAAAACCTTGCACTTAAGGGTCCTGCAACTTGAGGGTCTCTCACCACTGTCTCTGAAGTTTGATTGGTTTCCTCATGTGAAGCTGGAGCAATTGATATAGCTGTATAAGACATTGGTTCAGGAGGATTGCGTTGAGCAGAGCCTTGATGCGATTGAGTGGATTCTAGCTCAGCACCCCTGTAGCGGTTACGGAACCTCCAGTAAAGAATAGGTAGTGTTGCAACACAGCCAGATGCATAGCCCACAATCCAGGCAAACAAAGGGGCTTGCGGATTTTCATTTGTCGACAATGACAAAACAACAATAGATGCTATAATCTGACTGACAGTGACAAGAAGCTCAACAGAAATCCATAACCCTGAATTCAATGGGCTTCTTCTGTGGCGACTATATACATCACCTCGCCTCATAAACGATGAACTCCTAGAAGTTAATCTGTTTGAAGAAGCAGCCTGATAAGTGGGGGCATGTGTAATATGTGACAGTCTATCTTCATGCTGAGGCAACTCCACTCTAGGAGGTTGATCATCGTTAGATGAACTTGATGAGGTATCATCATTCCTTGTTACGTCAATTATGTGCACATGACTGTTGGGGCTTTCCATCTGCTCTAGTAGCAAAGGATATTGGTCACTGTGAGAGTCGCTATGTGGTTCTGGAGAGGGAACATCCATCTAAGTCTGCCAACCCAATTGGAGGGAAAAAATGCATAGATTGGTTAAAATTTGCTTTCTGTATTTCTGCACTCTATCCACAAATGACAAATCCCCTTCTCTTTCTTAACAGATGAAAAATTTCCCTGATATCC of the Fragaria vesca subsp. vesca linkage group LG6, FraVesHawaii_1.0, whole genome shotgun sequence genome contains:
- the LOC101305384 gene encoding E3 ubiquitin-protein ligase At4g11680-like; amino-acid sequence: MDVPSPEPHSDSHSDQYPLLLEQMESPNSHVHIIDVTRNDDTSSSSSNDDQPPRVELPQHEDRLSHITHAPTYQAASSNRLTSRSSSFMRRGDVYSRHRRSPLNSGLWISVELLVTVSQIIASIVVLSLSTNENPQAPLFAWIVGYASGCVATLPILYWRFRNRYRGAELESTQSHQGSAQRNPPEPMSYTAISIAPASHEETNQTSETVVRDPQVAGPLSARLHGLVDHFKMALDCFFAVWFVVGNVWIFGGHSSPSDAPKLYRLCIVFLTFSCIGYAMPFILCATICCCLPCIISVLGFREDHSQTRGATTESINSLPTYKFKLKRNEINDDLDSNTTAEGGLLAAGTEKERAILEEDAVCSICLANYSDNDELRELTCLHVFHVECVDKWLKINASCPLCKSEVGTLPGRDSSQQ